Proteins encoded by one window of Arachis ipaensis cultivar K30076 chromosome B04, Araip1.1, whole genome shotgun sequence:
- the LOC107636902 gene encoding PRA1 family protein B3-like, with the protein MNKVLCVLLFQPFKLKLLRXPPSNATAQVALRGILANSSDSVRHALSRRRPWSELLDRSSFSTPQSFSDGTLRLRKNLPYFRINYYAVVSLTVAVCLLSNPSSLVILLLLLSAWLSLYLLRPSDIPLVLLGRTFSDFETLSVLTVLTVFVVFLTSVGTVVFSAMLVGVSVVVAHAALRVPEDLFLEQKEGSQSHSVGLFSFLRGAAINAAVSAAAAPNTVAARG; encoded by the exons ATGAATAAAGTTCTCTGTGTATTGCT TTTTCAACCTTTTAAACTCAAATTACTAAGAANCCCTCCATCCAACGCCACCGCCCAGGTGGCCCTCCGAGGAATCCTCGCAAACTCCTCCGACTCCGTCCGCCACGCCCTCAGCCGCCGTCGCCCCTGGTCCGAGCTCCTTGACCGCTCCTCGTTCTCGACGCCGCAGTCCTTCTCCGATGGTACCCTTCGTCTCCGCAAGAACCTCCCATACTTCCGCATCAACTATTACGCCGTCGTTTCCCTCACCGTCGCCGTATGTCTCCTCTCCAACCCTTCCTCCCTCGtaatcctccttctcctcctctccgCATGGCTCTCTCTCTACCTCCTCCGTCCCTCCGACATACCTTTGGTCCTTCTTGGACGCACCTTCTCCGACTTCGAGACGCTCTCAGTCCTAACCGTTTTAACCGTCTTCGTTGTGTTCCTCACTTCCGTTGGAACCGTTGTCTTCTCCGCCATGCTCGTTGGGGTCTCCGTCGTCGTCGCACATGCAGCGCTTAGGGTTCCGGAGGATCTGTTTCTTGAGCAGAAAGAGGGCTCCCAATCTCATTCAGTTGGTTTGTTTTCGTTCCTCCGCGGTGCCGCTATCAATGCTGCAGTGTCTGCCGCTGCGGCGCCCAACACAGTTGCTGCTCGTGGTTGA